A single Lactuca sativa cultivar Salinas chromosome 8, Lsat_Salinas_v11, whole genome shotgun sequence DNA region contains:
- the LOC111899054 gene encoding UDP-glycosyltransferase 88B1, whose amino-acid sequence MANTFVGFEERAVDALWEGKCIPNGPTPPIYFIGPLIVCGNHVDPSENECLKWLNSQPSKSVVFLCSGSQGVLKKEQLKEIAIGLEKSEQRFLWVVRDPPPDDKKTDSNSGGGKEVGLDAILPDGFKGRIGDKGMVVKNWAPQPAILSHESVGGFVSHCGWNSVLEAVVAGVPLVAWPLYAEQKMNRVYLVERIDTRETEILIQVRLRGKNI is encoded by the coding sequence ATGGCAAACACCTTCGTGGGGTTTGAAGAAAGGGCTGTTGACGCGCTCTGGGAAGGTAAATGCATCCCCAACGGTCCAACTCCGCCTATTTATTTCATCGGACCTTTGATCGTCTGTGGCAATCATGTGGATCCTAGCGAAAACGAGTGCTTAAAATGGTTGAATTCACAACCGAGTAAAAGTGTAGTGTTTTTATGCTCTGGGAGTCAGGGTGTGTTGAAGAAGGAGCAGTTGAAGGAAATAGCTATTGGTTTAGAGAAAAGTGAGCAAAGATTCTTGTGGGTGGTTCGAGATCCGCCACCAGATGACAAAAAAACCGACTCGAATTCCGGTGGTGGTAAAGAAGTTGGTCTAGATGCGATTCTTCCTGACGGGTTTAAGGGCAGGATTGGGGATAAGGGGATGGTGGTGAAGAATTGGGCACCACAGCCGGCGATACTTAGTCATGAGTCGGTGGGTGGATTTGTGAGTCATTGTGGGTGGAACTCGGTGCTTGAAGCGGTGGTAGCTGGGGTGCCACTGGTGGCATGGCCATTGTATGCGGAACAGAAGATGAATCGAGTGTATTTGGTTGAGAGAATAGACACAAGAGAGACAGAGATATTGATTCAGGTACGATTGAGAGGTAAGAACATTTAA